The Novosphingobium sp. Gsoil 351 genome contains the following window.
AGCCGCAAAGTAGCCGAGTTCCTCTTGAACAACTTACCTTGTTTCACGGGCGCCCAGAGCGCTTGAGATGGCGGAAAATTCTGTTTGACGATCCCGACCATGGTCGTTTCGAGACCACGATCGAGCATGCCAATCACAATTCTCGCTCGATCGATGCTGGCGCCGCCGCCCCGCGTCGCCCAGTCGAAGTCTCCCAAGGAGGTAAGCTTCCGTTTTGATTTAACGACGTGGTGCGCGAGCAGTACCCCGCATCCCTTGCGAACAATGAAGTCATTGAACCTATTGTAGAAGCTCGATAAATCTGAGTTGTCGGTCTCGCGCCCTTCGAGAAACACTGTCACTGGCTCGACAATAAGGAGAGCGATTTCCGGTATCCGCTCAATGATTTTGAATACGTAATCGAGTGTCTTACCGCGAGCGTCGATGACGAACCCACAAGCCGGGCCGTGTTCTTCCTCGAAATAAGACTCGCGGTCACTGATGATGCTCTCGGCGTCTTCGCCGCTCACGGTTACCACCACTCCACGTGCCGAGACCGCAGTACCGAGAAACATGCGTGGCGCGTCGCTTTCGCTATCAATCACAGCCGCCAGCTCGGTCAGGAGCGTAGATTTTCCGGTCTCGTGCTCAGCTACCAGGAGTCCTAGCGCTCCTTTGGGGACCAGGCCCGGCACGAGCCACTCAATCGGCTGATTGCCGGTCGTGCGCTCTTCGGCGGAACCAACCATGCCGAACAGCTCAATATCGCCGCCGGATCGGGTCCATCGCTTCATAATTCTCGCGAGTGTCGAGCCCGGAAGGCACCGTCGGGCCAGCCAATCGTCGCGCTCCTCGGCCGGCAACGGCGCCAGCTCGCTGTTGACCTCGTCGCACCACAGACCAGGCGCGATGCCTTGGCGAGCAGCGTTGAAAAGTATTGTCGCATTGATGGGCCGGACGAAGGGGCGAACTGTTAGCTCCTTGCCGGGCATCGCGGCGAGCTTGACGGTGAATTCCGGGAAATCCCCGAGAGCGACAAGATCTTCGGGGGCGTCGTCCTTACGGTGCACGACGTAGAATTCGGGGCCGCCTCCGAAGTCGTCGCGCTGGCCGTCCAATAGGCTCTCCGCGAGGTTTCCGGCGCACATGAGCCCCAGGCTCGCATAGTGGGAAACCCACGGTCTGAGCGCGGCCAGGGCTTCCAACTCTACCTGCTTGATCAAGAGGGCGTTCGTTTCGTCGTCGTCGTGCAGGTCCCAACCCTGCGGATCGTGCCAGCTTTCGATTTCGCCAGAGCCGTCTTCAAAATTGATCCCAATGCCCAGCACATGGAAGTCCTCGTCGGGCTCCGCGAGGGCTGCCTCCGCGGCGACGAAGCGCTCCATGTCGAAGGCACCCCGCGTTGTCGGGCCAACATCGTCCCTCACGCCGCAATCGCCTTGATTGGCAGCGCCGCCAGCCACCGATCTTGCTCGACCCGCGCGATGAGGGTGCGGCGCCCGGCCTTGCGGGCGACCAGCCGACCGGCCGCAAGCTCGACGTAGAGTTGCGCCCGGCATATTCCGAGCCGCTTGGCGGCCGCGGCCGGATCGTCCGCAATAGGCTCTACCAAGTCCAAGTTCATCGCTGTCACGCTCCAGCCACTGTGTGTGGCAACGCATAGGCAACGTTGGAATGAATGAGAATACGATGTCGGAACTAACGTAGTGGTCGTAACTTCCTAAGTCTTGGAAGATCGCCAGATATTTATTTTCGTTACGCTCCACGAAATCTCGTCATATATCCAGAGCGGGATGATAGTTACTACAACTTGGGGGAAATAGGGTTCGGCGCCAGAAAATTAGAGCGGGACGCCGGGATCGAAAATGGCGGTGCGCTCGCGGGTGGGGTCGGGGGGTGGGCCGGGCCGCGCGGTGACAGCAGCCACCCTGCCAGGCCAGCCGCCCCGCCACCTCGGGAGCGCGCGGCGCCTGTGCTCCGTCGCGCCACGCGCCCCTACCGTCCTCACCGCCCCTCTAGCCATGCCGGGGGGCGAAACGGCCTGGCAAGCGCACCATGAAAATAAATGTCGTACCGCTCCGGGCAGATAGTTGGCCGCTTCTTCCGATGTGTCGGACGGTCCTCGCGCGACGGCCTCTGCCCAGCCTCAGTAGGTTCCGATAGGCTCCGCTTTGTTGGCTGGCGTCGGTCGGCATAGCCAGGTTTGACAGACGATCTGTAACCGCTTCACCGTCCGCCTGGCGCCGACCTACGGCGCGCAGGAGCACCGACATGACCGCAACCATCATCCAATTTCCGACCTACGAAGAGCGCGACGCCACCGAGTTCGAGCGCTTTGGTACGTCCAGTTACACACGGGCCAACGACGAAGGCCGCGCGCTCTTGTGTGAAGCGTGGGCGTCGAAGGATCGCTCGCCGTTGGGGGTGCGTGTTGCTGCGTTCACCGGGTTGGTCGAGCGGCTGGCGATCGGCAGGCCAGAGATGGTCGAAGAGTTCGTCGTGATCGATGGCGTGGGCAAGTTCGAGCTGCGCGCCATCCCGCCGCTGCTGGCGGCGATGCTCGCGGCGGCATAGCGTTAGGAGCGGAGCCCCGCCCCAAGCCGGGCTGGGCGCACCCGTGGCTTCGCGTCGCGCCGCGCGGGCGGAGGCCGGCTTCTGGATGGTCCTATCTTAGGAGCCAGCAGTTGTTTTTATATAACTGAAACGATGCAGTTTTTACGATGGATCAGTTGCTGGCTCCCACAGAAGCGCCCACTTCATTGCATCTATAAGGGCGCCAAGCAATCTGGCTGCTCAAAGAGATTGCTGCCGAGACGGTCGGTGCGCGGCTAAGGGGCCCCAAAATTCCCGGTTGCCGAGTGGACCGGCAGTGACGAAGAACGCGAAGCGCGGTTACAAAGGCACGCAATAGGCAGAGAGCGCGCCAGACCCGTGAATGGACCCGTCCGGTCCAATGGTGACTTGATTTTGCCGAGCGATTGCTTGCCGGGCTCGCTCGCACTGGGCTGCGTTCGGATAGTTAATCCGTGTCATGTTGCGTGGGCCCGTGATGATCAGCGTGTAGGCCGCTTTGAGCCGGTGCTTCGTTACCGACTCCCGCTCCGCCACGGGGGTGAGTGCAACCGCCAGGGCAAGCACCATGCTCATTCATCACCTCGTCGTCCGCCAACGGCCGCGCGATCCTGATTGAGTGCAAACAGCCTGGCAAGGATTTCATCATCGGAAAGCGGCCCAGCGCGCCAGTCATCACCCCAGCCGTAGGCATCGGCAACCGCCTGGTCGAGCGCGGCGTGGGCGTTGGCGAGCCACTGCGGGCGGGCGTTGTAGAGGTTGGTCAGGGTGCGCTTCTTCAGCTCCTTCGCCGCCGCATCGCCCACCGGCACGATGCGGTCCGGATAGCCGGGGACGAAGTCGGGCACACGCACGATCAGGTCCGCTGGGTTGAGCCAGGCTTCCCGTAGCTCGTTCAGCCGCACCGCCGCGGCTGCGATGGCCTGCGCGCGCGGATCAGCGGCATAGGCGGCGGCGGGGAGGTCAGGGGTGAGGCCCTTGGGGAAGGGGAAGGTCTCGAAGGTCGTCGAGGGTGTATAGCGCGGGCGGTCTTCGAGCGATGTACCCATGCGCAGCGCCCAGAGTTCGTGAAATCGCGAATGCAGAATGCCGAAGCTGGTGTCGTCGTCCCGCGCGATGGCGATAACTGTTTGATGCGGCTGAACCGTCGGCGCCAGCCAAACAAAGATCCTGTGCTTCGCCACTTGTGACGTGGCTATATAGCGTGACAGCGGATCGATCGCGCCGAAGAAGGCTGCGCCGCTCCGACCGAGCCGCCACCACTTTTCGCGCCTTTGGCGGTCGTTAGATCGAAGTCGCTCAGGTTTGACCGTCTTCAAGACATACTCAAATGGAGCTTCGAACAAACTGGCTTCCGCCTCTGACGCGTCTCGAAAATTGATGACCCACTTGTTACGTGGTCTGGTCGTTAAATCCTGACCATTGCGGAGCGGCAGCAAGACAGCCGCATTGGTTCGTCCGTTTGGGTTCTGTGGCCTGCGAAGCCAGTCTCCTGCAAGACTCTCGTCTATGTCGAAGTTGCCCACGAGGACGGGTCCTTGAAAGCTAATTCCTAAGTTTGATGGAATGCGCGCGGCACTGGATGCATCTACATCTGCGGCGTCACTCCGCAGTGAGGCAGAAATCCGATGGCTAAATTGACCATCAAGCCTGCCAAATTCCTCGATCTGCAAGTCGAAGCAAACCAGCGACACCCGCACCGCTGCCCCTTCAACGGTCCACCCCTCGTCGCTCCACGCATCGAATATCCGGCCATCCTCGACAATCGGCTTGAGCACTTCGCGGTTCGCGCCGCCACGAATGCTGTTGGTGGCGACCAGCCCGGCTCGCTGCAACTTCCCTGCCACGATCATCGCCCAAGCCTTCGCGAACCAGTAGCAAACCAGATCGACGCCGCCGGGAACTTCGGGCCAAGCATTGCGCAGCGCGCGGGTGTAATCCTCGCCCAACTCGCCGATCATCTTCTTGTTGCCCAAAAACGGCGGGTTGCCGATCACCACATCGGCGCTCGGCCATTCCGCGCGCGTGCCATCGTCGTTCAGCACCGCGTCCCTGCACTCGATCGTCTCCAGCGGACGCAGGATCGGGTTCTTCGCCACGGGAAAGCCGTTGCGGTTCATCCATTGGATTTCGCCGATCCACACCGAAACCCGCGCCAGTTCCGCGGCGTAGGGGTTGAGTTCGATCCCGAGAACGCACTCCGGCCCCACCCGCGGGAAGCCGCGTGGCAGGCCTAGCGCCTCAGCATCGAGGTTGGCGCGGTGCTCGATGTCCTTGAGCGCGCGCAGCGCGACGTAAAGGAAGTTGCCTGAGCCGCATGCCGGATCGAGCACGAGGAAGTTGGCCAGACGCTCGACGAACGCGCTGTGGACCGCCTCAGCCTCGGCCAGCGCCTTGGTCCGCTTCGCCAACTCGGCCCCGCGCAGCAGCTTGTCCTTGGTCTGGCGCGGCGCGCTTTCGACCAGTGCAGTCATCCGTGCCAGAGCCTCGGCCCACTCGGCTTCCAGCGGGTCGATGATCACCGGCTGGACGATCAGCATGATCTTGGCACGGTCGGTATAGTGCGCGCCCAATTGGCTGCGCTTGGCCGGGTCGAGCCCGCGCTCGAACAACGTGCCAAGGATCGAAGGATCGATTTGCGACCAGTCACGCCGGGCCGCTTTGAGCAGTTGCTCGATGTCGTCGCCACTGACCGGCAGGACATGGTCGTCCTCGAACAGCCCGCCGTTGAACCAGTCAATCGCGGTGAAGCCGACCTTTCCGCCCTTGCTGGCCATCGCCCCAAACAGCGTCCGCGCGTTCCCGGCGAACTCATCCCGATCGCGGCGGCTGACTTCGAGCATCTTCGTGAACAGCTTGTCGGGCAGCAGGCCGACGTCTTCGGCGAACATGCAGAACACCAGCCGGTTGACGAAGTGCGCCACCTGATGGGCATCATGGCCGCGCTCGCGGAGCCGCTGGGCGAGTCCGGCGAACTCGGCGGCAGTTTCCTCGGTCAGCTCTTGGCGGGTCTTCTTTGGCTTGAACTCGTCGGGATCGGTGAATGCCGCCTTCAGCCGCTCGCGCTGCGCGGCGTCGAGCAGGTCGTCGAGCGTGAATTCGTGGACCTCCTGCACCGTGTTGGTGAAATTGGTGTGGATGCGGATGCGGTCCATGTCCGACACGATCAGCAACGGCGGGTTCTCTAGCGCGACGCTGTATTGCAGAAGCTGGTTGAACGCCGCCTTCAGGTCCTTGCGCGGCCCCTTGTATTCCCAGGCGAAGCAGCCCCGCCGCCAGACATCGGCCCAGCCGTCGCCACCGCTGGTCTTGTTCGCCCCCTTCTCGAATGCAAACCATTCGCCCAACGGATCGGCGGAGATCGGGTCCAACACACCCAGCAGCGCACACAGGTCGTTGAAGTGGCTTTGCGACGCGCTGCGCTCTTTGAGTTCGTTGCCGCGCCATTTGGCGGTGAAGGCATGCGGAGTCATCACCGAGGCTGATAGCCGCTGGACATGCGGGAGCCGAGCCCAAACCGCTTGTTGGCTTTATCCGCCTTGTTTGACGACTGAGCCCACCAGTGACCCGGGCCGAATTCAACCAAGGCGATCACACAGGCTCCGACCCCACGTCATCTGCATCCCCTTCATTGACCAAGTCATCTCCGGCCGGCAGACCGGGCTCTTCAATGTCTATGCCATAAGAGCGTATCTTCTTGGCACGCATCGGCGACTTTGCGGCGATTTTTCGGAGTGCCTTAAGAGAGGCCTCGTCGATCAACTTGCTCCCCTCGTGATGGGAGTGGGCTAGTACGCGAATTGTCTCAATTGAGCGCCGCACTTCTTTGCCCTTCAAGCTTTCAAACAAACGCTCGAAATCCTCGGGGCTTTGTTTAGCCATAAGAGCCACGTCAGCGTCGTTCCAACCGCGCCCTTCTCCGATTGACCGGAGCACGTCGAGCGGGTTTCGCTCGTCGACATAAGCTGCACGGCGCTTCTCAAAAGCTTGCCGCAGCGCCGGATCGAGCCTGTCATCTGCGCTAAAGTGATGATTTCCTATATTGAAGAACTCCGGTTTTGCATCATTATGAGCGGACACATATGCCGCTATGATCTCATCCGCCTGCTGTTCTCGGCCTTCCTCTCGAAGCACCCTGATCGCACTATTAATATTTACGGGAGTTATCGAATCAGCTTCTGAGATAGAGCTCGTATAAAGAGCGTCAAGAAATTCCCCATCGTCGACGGAAAGAGAACCGTGATACATATCCTGCCATACGCGGGTAAACTCGCTGTCGCGGGCATGAGCTTTGTGTTCAGCCGCCAGGACCAATGCCGCTTTTTTTAATTCTTCATCTTGAAAGTACCCTGCTTCAGCACCGTCTATGATTATCTCGTCGATTGAACTCACAAATGAGAATGGATAGTCAGCAACTATCTTGCGGAAGCGCTCAGTTTCCTCGTCCAGGGGTTCGCGTCCTGCCCGCATCGTCAAGCTGAGCTCATTGTAACCACGGATCAATGCCAAATTCGGAGCAATTTTTGGCTGCTGCACAGCCCAGCTGGCTAACGCCAAGGTTGCAACTGCCTCGTTCACTAGAGTATCTTCGTGGTCTGAGAGAATGTCTATTAAACGGGTTGCAAGCCGTTCTATTTTCTTAATGACTCGAATGTTGGTTATGCCGAGGTGTATAATGAGCGGGGCGAGCACTTCGGCCGTGCGGGTGGCGGTTGATAGCGCAATGCGGACGGCCTCTTCGCGCGATGGATCGAAAAGCAGCGTTGTGTCAGCAACCTTCTCTAGCTGGCGATTGAACTCATCGCGATCGTCAAGCTCCTCGTCATTGAGAAGGAGTACCACCTTGCAGGCCCGCTCCTCCTTCAGAAATGATGCGATGCCGAGGAATTCGCGGGCTCCAAGGCCAGAACCAGCGCGTTCGAGATCGTCGAGGCACACGATTTGTCGCCGCACCAGCAGGAATGCAGACTTCGCTAATAAATCAGTGACGCCCCTTCGATTGAAAGCCGCAGCGGTCCACTCGACTAACTTCCCCAACTTTCGAACCGAGTCGAGTTCTTGAACTAGATCGCGAAACGTATTTTCGTTGGCGTCCTTTCCGATATTTGCACCAGATACTGTTTTCTCGAAAACTGCATAGCGGAGGTCGTCAAGAGAGTTAAGGCCGAAGAGAGAGACATAGGCGTACCGGTCTAATTTAAGTGTCTCGGCTTGGACCGCGGAACTAAGGAATGCGCGCCAGCCATAAGTTTTGCCAACGCCCCACTTCCCCTTGATACACAGCACCTCCGGAGCATCGGTAGACAGGAACCGGCGAATTTCGTTTTCGATATGCGCTAGCGACAACCTCGTACCCCTCGATCCTGTCGCCGGCCGCGTGGACGGCTGGTACACCTTGGGCCAAATAGAAGTCAGCAGGAACAGGCAAGAGGTATCACCTAGAAACGTCGGATGCAGATTTGAGCCACGAAGCGACGGGCGACCGCCTCACGAGCAGCCAGAATGGGCACAAACTATCGCAAGACTAGGGCTCAAGTGTGGGAGCCATGCTAGTTCACCGCGAAAAACGCGTTCACTTTCAATAAGTTGATGTTCGGCAATGGTGCCGGCTGCAGGAATCGAACCCGCG
Protein-coding sequences here:
- a CDS encoding DNA methyltransferase gives rise to the protein MTPHAFTAKWRGNELKERSASQSHFNDLCALLGVLDPISADPLGEWFAFEKGANKTSGGDGWADVWRRGCFAWEYKGPRKDLKAAFNQLLQYSVALENPPLLIVSDMDRIRIHTNFTNTVQEVHEFTLDDLLDAAQRERLKAAFTDPDEFKPKKTRQELTEETAAEFAGLAQRLRERGHDAHQVAHFVNRLVFCMFAEDVGLLPDKLFTKMLEVSRRDRDEFAGNARTLFGAMASKGGKVGFTAIDWFNGGLFEDDHVLPVSGDDIEQLLKAARRDWSQIDPSILGTLFERGLDPAKRSQLGAHYTDRAKIMLIVQPVIIDPLEAEWAEALARMTALVESAPRQTKDKLLRGAELAKRTKALAEAEAVHSAFVERLANFLVLDPACGSGNFLYVALRALKDIEHRANLDAEALGLPRGFPRVGPECVLGIELNPYAAELARVSVWIGEIQWMNRNGFPVAKNPILRPLETIECRDAVLNDDGTRAEWPSADVVIGNPPFLGNKKMIGELGEDYTRALRNAWPEVPGGVDLVCYWFAKAWAMIVAGKLQRAGLVATNSIRGGANREVLKPIVEDGRIFDAWSDEGWTVEGAAVRVSLVCFDLQIEEFGRLDGQFSHRISASLRSDAADVDASSAARIPSNLGISFQGPVLVGNFDIDESLAGDWLRRPQNPNGRTNAAVLLPLRNGQDLTTRPRNKWVINFRDASEAEASLFEAPFEYVLKTVKPERLRSNDRQRREKWWRLGRSGAAFFGAIDPLSRYIATSQVAKHRIFVWLAPTVQPHQTVIAIARDDDTSFGILHSRFHELWALRMGTSLEDRPRYTPSTTFETFPFPKGLTPDLPAAAYAADPRAQAIAAAAVRLNELREAWLNPADLIVRVPDFVPGYPDRIVPVGDAAAKELKKRTLTNLYNARPQWLANAHAALDQAVADAYGWGDDWRAGPLSDDEILARLFALNQDRAAVGGRRGDE
- a CDS encoding DNA-binding protein; this translates as MNLDLVEPIADDPAAAAKRLGICRAQLYVELAAGRLVARKAGRRTLIARVEQDRWLAALPIKAIAA
- a CDS encoding AAA family ATPase; translation: MERFVAAEAALAEPDEDFHVLGIGINFEDGSGEIESWHDPQGWDLHDDDETNALLIKQVELEALAALRPWVSHYASLGLMCAGNLAESLLDGQRDDFGGGPEFYVVHRKDDAPEDLVALGDFPEFTVKLAAMPGKELTVRPFVRPINATILFNAARQGIAPGLWCDEVNSELAPLPAEERDDWLARRCLPGSTLARIMKRWTRSGGDIELFGMVGSAEERTTGNQPIEWLVPGLVPKGALGLLVAEHETGKSTLLTELAAVIDSESDAPRMFLGTAVSARGVVVTVSGEDAESIISDRESYFEEEHGPACGFVIDARGKTLDYVFKIIERIPEIALLIVEPVTVFLEGRETDNSDLSSFYNRFNDFIVRKGCGVLLAHHVVKSKRKLTSLGDFDWATRGGGASIDRARIVIGMLDRGLETTMVGIVKQNFPPSQALWAPVKQGKLFKRNSATLRLEPIASESPAPVSRSMEADAARVLGVLRTRVAHGQIVRRTGKSELWEAKLPELADLSRGAIRNAVAALIASGRICDGPDGLQIIAPPEDEQGAN